One segment of Salvia splendens isolate huo1 chromosome 20, SspV2, whole genome shotgun sequence DNA contains the following:
- the LOC121782101 gene encoding putative esterase YitV: MDHSAASAEMRSDFLQLLRSRRTAEVPLSVESAQPVKDPLFQETPTPTYSEAMESCPKKEIPNFKELLQEENFYLTTEAGEQGRLPVMLLKLKEVTPERRPAVVFLHSTHKNKEWLRPLLEAYASRNYIAIAIDSRYHGERARNLTTYQDALVSSWKHGDTMPFIFDTVWDLIKLADHLVERLDIDPSRIGITGESLGGMHAWLGAAADTRYSVVAPVIGVQGFRWAIEHDMWHARVDSLKHVFEEARVDLGKSAIDKEVVEKVWDRIAPGLASRFDAPYTVPAIALRPLLILNGEKDPRCPLSGLELPESRARKEYEEASSAENFKLVAEPGIGHQMTPLMVKQASEWFDQHLKP, encoded by the exons ATGGACCATTCCGCCGCCTCCGCCGAGATGCGCTCCGACTTCCTGCAGCTCCTCCGCAGCCGCCGGACTGCCGAAG TTCCTCTTTCTGTTGAATCTGCGCAGCCTGTAAAAGATCCACTATTTCAGGAAACTCCGACGCCAACCTACAGTGAG GCTATGGAGTCGTGTCCAAAGAAAGAGATTCCGAATTTCAAGGAACTGCTTCAAGAGGAGAATTTTTACCTAACTACTGAG GCAGGGGAGCAAGGACGTCTGCCGGTAATGCTATTGAAGCTGAAAGAGGTTACTCCGGAGAGAAGGCCAGCAGTGGTTTTCCTGCATAGCACACATAAAAACAAAGAGTGGTTGAGGCCACTACTTGAG GCGTATGCTTCAAGAAATTATATTGCTATAGCCATTGATTCGCGTTATCACGGAGAGCGTGCTAGAAACTTGACAACCTACCAAGAT GCTCTAGTATCATCGTGGAAACATGGAGATACGATGCCTTTCATTTTTGATACG GTATGGGACTTGATAAAATTGGCAGATCATCTTGTAGAAAGGCTGGATATCGATCCTTCTAGGATAGGAATTACTGGTGAATCACTGGGAG GAATGCACGCATGGCTTGGTGCGGCTGCTGATACTCGTTATTCAGTAGTTGCCCCCGTAATTGGAGTTCAG GGGTTCCGTTGGGCGATTGAGCATGACATGTGGCACGCTCGAGTTGACAGCCTTAAGCACGTATTTGAAG AGGCGAGAGTTGACTTGGGAAAAAGTGCAATTGACAAAGAAGTGGTGGAGAAG GTTTGGGACAGGATAGCTCCTGGATTGGCATCCCGTTTTGACGCCCCTTATACCGTTCCTGCAATTGCTCTTCGTCCTCTGTTGATATTGAACG GTGAGAAGGATCCACGCTGCCCCTTATCTGGACTGGAGCTTCCAGAATCAAGAGCTAGAAAGGAATATGAAGAGGCCAGTTCTGCTgaaaatttcaag TTGGTAGCTGAACCAGGGATTGGGCATCAGATGACACCTTTGATGGTGAAACAAGCCAGTGAATGGTTTGATCAACACTTGAAACCATGA